The region taaaaatagattttatttcttaaagcagttttagattcacagcaaaattgactGGGTATTCccttatttttaactttgattttCACATCCACCCTACAGATAGGTATGACAGGTGTTATTATCTctgtatttacatttaaattacatTTAGAATCATACAATAGCAAACAGAGCCTGGTGCTAACTGAGGTCGTCTGATCTTTTAAGCCTCAGATATTTTCACTTGGTTCCCAGAGTGCCTTCTAAATCTCTTCAAATCTATCTTCCCCCTGAGCATGGGAACCATGGATACCTGCTCATTCTCAGAGCTTAGAAATAAGTTTGAGAAGTTCCCACCATTTCCCACTTGAATGCAGGGGCCCACAGAGAACCCACCTAAGTCTCTGGTAGAAGGTCTACTCTCTCAGGCTCTGGTAGAGGCAGTGGGACTGAGAACTTGTACAATGCCCTGATAAGCTTCTTAGAAGCGGGTATTAGCTGGGATTGGATATCCTTCCCCTGAGACGCCCTTCACACCTGACCCTGCCTTGAATTAGGATTCCATAGGGTCAGGAGACAGGAGAATGGGgtgttttctgctgtacagcttcagacccactctttgagaccctgattCTGACAAGTTTCCAGAACTGAGAAGACACCCAGATGTCCAGGTTTGAAGGTAAATGATGTGATTATGTAGGAGGGACCAGCTGGGGTGTCAGCTCATCTCTGTTACGTAACATCAGAAAGAGATACTCTCGAAAGTTTCTTTAGCAGATTCAGAGTGTTGAATATATGGCAAAGGATAGGGTGGACAGGGAGATGGTGGAAAGACAATTATAGGAATCAAGGACAAAGAAGGAAGTTCATTTATTTCATAAGTCTCCTTTTGCTTTTTAAGACAGCTGTATTTGCATTGCTAATTAGAGTGGTATGTCCAGAAATACTGGTTCCTTAGGAAGCTCATCTGCACTGCTGCTCACTAGCTATGTGATATTGAGCAAGTCAcgtctctctggacctcagtgtcTTCATGTCTCAAATGGGGAGTTGTATTAAACAGTGTAATTCATTCCACCTTTAATGACCTAAGATTCTATGTGttattcatttcatttctaatatatTACTTCATATACAAAACTGATCATTTCTAGTTATTGTTTTGTAATTGTGGACATTGATTAGAGATTTAATATTTACTTGGACTGGGCCTTAAATATCCTTCCCTTCTGAGTCCTTATATAAATTTAATCCATATGGGGCATCGATTCTGTACAATGCTTTTCATAAACCTTATGTGTTTTTGCTGTCCCAACATTCCTGTGACATAGGTATTGTTATTGCTATTTACCTATATAGgtattgttattactattattatttctgtgaaattaaatttaaaaagttataacaCACATGATTAAAAGGTTAAACAGACTAAACAATAGACTACTGAAAAGTAAGTCTCCCTCTCATCCTGGatccttagtttctcttttccAGATGTCTTTTCAGAGATAATCTTTGCATAATCAAAGTATATGTTagcatgcccattttacagatgaggtgcTGAGGTTCAGCCTGTCCAGGGTGACACAGCTAGTAAGCAGCAGGTCTGGGAACCCAACCTTTGACTCTATTCCCCGTATTCCTCCCATGATACCGTGCTGTCTGGGAAGCTTTATGACATTGACTTTTAGGCTTTTGTCCGCTCTGAATGATGGTGGAATCATTTTAAGTCAGTCCAGTAAAAACACATAGAGCCTCGATGTCTCTGGATCTGCTTTCCATTACTGCCTCTTTCTGTCTAAAGCTTGAAATCATGTCTCCTTACTTCCTTTTTGCCTTTGATAAGTTAAGATCTGTGGCCTGGGGCACCAGCTACAGATGAGTGAGCTCTCAGCAACTCTGGCTGGACCTGAGGAGTGTGGGCAGACCTTTTGCAAGGACCCCAAGGAGGGCTGGGTAGACCCAGCTTAGGAACCTGGGCTGCTGGCATGCCTACACAGCAATGAGGACCTCGAGATGCTCTTTTTCCCATAAGGAAGCATTGTCTCCTGGAACAAAGgatagttggtttttttttttttcccctgcagaaACAGTTACCTTCTCAACAAAGGCTCCTGTGTGAATAGTCGCTCTTCCAGATGAGGGTTTAGTGGATCCCAGCTGTCCTTTTAGGAACAAATAaccttgtcttttctttttctttctaggtTTGTGGCTACCCCCTGGCTGGACTTTATGGAGGAatcttctctgctttctaatcTGAATCCCAGAGCATCCCCCATTTTTCTGTGGACAAAATGAGAGGCCTTCTATAGCCAGGCATAACTAGCCATCATGGGGAAATTGATCAGGATGGGGGCACAGGAAAGGCGGTCACTCTGGCCAAAGCGGCTTCATTGGAGCCGCCCCCTCTTCCTATTGGGAATGTTGATCATAGGTTCCACCTACCAGTACCTGACGAGCCCGCAGGGCCTCCCCACACTGTGGGCAGCAGTCTCTTCCCAGCACCCTGTAAAAGTAGCCAGCCGGGACCTTTCCAACAAGGAGATGATGATGGTGAGCAGTGAGACTTCAAAATCTAGCTCTGAAATGGAGGTTGAGGCATGGGCACCTGAAGCCACAGCAGGCAGAGATGGAACAACACCTGGCATAGCAATGAAGAACACCCCCAGTACACCTAGAAGAACAGCCAGCATCACTCCAACGATACCCAAGAATAACTACAGCCCAACACCAAAAGGCACAGGAAAAGTTAAGGAAGACACCTCAGCCACACCCAGCGGAGAACTGAATCACTACACTCGAAGCAGACCAATGGTAAATAGTTATACCCCCGTGACACCCAGGGGAGAAGTAAAGAGCTCCCGCCCAACTCAATCCAGGGGAAAGGTGGAGAAATACTCCCCATCCCCACTTGGTAGAATGGGAAACAGTTATGCCCCATCTACACTCGTGACAATGCCGAGGAGCCATGGGATCACCCCCAGAACAACAGTGAAAGACAGTGACATTATGGCAACCAAGAAAACGCTGGCGACCAACCCCTCCAAGAGACTAGTGGAGAAAACCACCCCAGCTCCTCTCAAGGAAATAAGTAACACCCCAACCTTCCTGTTAAGTGACTTAGAAACAGACACCTTGACTTCTCCAAGAAATTTGGTAGAAAAGAAGACCCTAACTACCCCCAGAAGAGTGGACAGTAATATCTCAACCAACCACCAGGAGTTGGTGGGGAAAAACAATCGGACAACACCCCAAGGAATGGTCCTGGAGCACACTGCGGCCGTCTCTGAGGGGCAAGTAACAATAAGCACCATGACACGCAGCAGCCCAGCAGAAACCAAAGCTTCTACTGATGCTTGGAAAGTCAGGAATCCCTTGTCCAGAACCAGTGCACCGACCATCAGAATATCCTCAACCACCTTCAGGGGGCTTTTGAAGAACCCTTCCAAAGCACCCAGCACcccagcaactcccagagtcagGGCAAATCCGACCGTTCAGGTCCGCCACTGCCTGGTGGTGGAGCCAGCCCCAGTTGCacccactgccccctcccctaGTTGGACAACAGCTGTGATCCCAGAGATTCCTAGTCCCTCAGGACAGCCAGACCTGCACCCCAAGGCAGAGTACCCCCGAGACCTGTTCAGTGTGGAGGAGcggaggcagggctgggtggtCCTGCACATCTTTGGCATGATGTATGTGTTTGTAGCCTTGGCCATCGTTTGTGACGAGTACTTTGTCCCTGCCCTGGGCGTCATCACAGACAAGCTACAGATCTCTGAGGATGTGGCAGGCGCTACATTCATGGCTGCTGGAGGCTCTGCCCCCGAGCTTTTCACCTCCCTCATCGGCGTCTTCATCTCCCATAGCAACGTGGGCATTGGCACCATAGTGGGCTCTGCGGTGTTCAACATCCTCTTTGTCATTGGCACTTGTGCCCTCTTCTCCCGGGAGATCCTCAACCTCACCTGGTGGCCCTTGTTCCGTGACATCACCTTCTACATCTTTGACCTAATGATGCTCATCCTCTTCTTCCTGGATAGCCTTATTGCATGGTGGGAGAGCGTGCTACTGCTGCTGGCTTATGCCTTCTATGTGTTCACCATGAAGTGGAACAAACAGCTCGAGCTCTGGGTGAAGGAGCAGCTCAACAAGAGGCCAGTGGCCAAGGTCATGGCCCTAGGGGACCTCAGCAAGGTAAGAGCAGGTTGGCTCAGGCTTGTTTAGCCCCTTTTGGGCAAAAGAACggaggggagaaggcagggaCTGAAGAATGAAAAATGCTGGATCAGACCTCAAGAGATGAGTGAGTGTTCTGGTTCCCTCGcaattcattcaatatttatagAGTCCTATTCTCTGCCAGTTGCCATGCTGGGCCTTTGCAAGAATGACCTTGGGTCAACACCTAGTCATCCCATAAAATGGTCATTATTATGATCCCCCATTGGCaggggaagaaactgaggcctaatGAAGTTAAAGCACTTGTTCAGTGTCATAGGGAAAATAGGTGGTGGAGCTAGGATGAACCCAGGTTGGTTGGATTGGGTCTTCAGAAATGACATTTGAGCTGGGCTTTGGGGAATGTCCAAGGAGATATCAGGCAGGGAAAAATGATAATCTTTTCCATGTGCATGGTGTTTAGGGTTTATCTAGCAGCCTTAC is a window of Ovis canadensis isolate MfBH-ARS-UI-01 breed Bighorn chromosome 7, ARS-UI_OviCan_v2, whole genome shotgun sequence DNA encoding:
- the SLC24A1 gene encoding sodium/potassium/calcium exchanger 1 isoform X1, whose protein sequence is MGKLIRMGAQERRSLWPKRLHWSRPLFLLGMLIIGSTYQYLTSPQGLPTLWAAVSSQHPVKVASRDLSNKEMMMVSSETSKSSSEMEVEAWAPEATAGRDGTTPGIAMKNTPSTPRRTASITPTIPKNNYSPTPKGTGKVKEDTSATPSGELNHYTRSRPMVNSYTPVTPRGEVKSSRPTQSRGKVEKYSPSPLGRMGNSYAPSTLVTMPRSHGITPRTTVKDSDIMATKKTLATNPSKRLVEKTTPAPLKEISNTPTFLLSDLETDTLTSPRNLVEKKTLTTPRRVDSNISTNHQELVGKNNRTTPQGMVLEHTAAVSEGQVTISTMTRSSPAETKASTDAWKVRNPLSRTSAPTIRISSTTFRGLLKNPSKAPSTPATPRVRANPTVQVRHCLVVEPAPVAPTAPSPSWTTAVIPEIPSPSGQPDLHPKAEYPRDLFSVEERRQGWVVLHIFGMMYVFVALAIVCDEYFVPALGVITDKLQISEDVAGATFMAAGGSAPELFTSLIGVFISHSNVGIGTIVGSAVFNILFVIGTCALFSREILNLTWWPLFRDITFYIFDLMMLILFFLDSLIAWWESVLLLLAYAFYVFTMKWNKQLELWVKEQLNKRPVAKVMALGDLSKLGDGTVVVDEQQDNKKLKLSSMLTRGSSSASLHNSTIRSTIYQLMLHSLDPLGEARPSRDKEEETLIQEAKATPQAKAESRPEEEEPAKLPAVTVTPAPAPYVKGDQEEDPGSQGVGAEAESTGQRTGGKVEAPAEGESGEQSGGDAALEGESAGRGENESEGDILAERRGGDGDEGGIQAGEGGEEKGDGGEVEGDGDEGGIQAGEGGEEKGDGGEAEGDDGEGEIQAGEGGEVEGDEDEGEIQAGEGGEVEGDGGEVEGDGDEGGIQAEGGEGETGEQELNGEIQGGAKDDEEGVDGEGGGDGGDNEDEEEDEEEEDEEEDEEEEEEEGEEEEEEENEQPLSLEWPETRRKQAIYLFLLPIVFPLWLTVPDVRRLEAKKFFVITFLGSILWIAMFSYLMVWWAHQVGETIGISEEIMGLTILAAGTSIPDLITSVIVARKGLGDMAVSSSVGSNIFDITVGLPLPWMLFSLINGLQPVAVSSNGLFCAIVLLFLMLLFVISSIALCKWRMNKVLGFTMFLLYFVFLIISVMLEDRIISCPVSV
- the SLC24A1 gene encoding sodium/potassium/calcium exchanger 1 isoform X2, whose amino-acid sequence is MGKLIRMGAQERRSLWPKRLHWSRPLFLLGMLIIGSTYQYLTSPQGLPTLWAAVSSQHPVKVASRDLSNKEMMMVSSETSKSSSEMEVEAWAPEATAGRDGTTPGIAMKNTPSTPRRTASITPTIPKNNYSPTPKGTGKVKEDTSATPSGELNHYTRSRPMVNSYTPVTPRGEVKSSRPTQSRGKVEKYSPSPLGRMGNSYAPSTLVTMPRSHGITPRTTVKDSDIMATKKTLATNPSKRLVEKTTPAPLKEISNTPTFLLSDLETDTLTSPRNLVEKKTLTTPRRVDSNISTNHQELVGKNNRTTPQGMVLEHTAAVSEGQVTISTMTRSSPAETKASTDAWKVRNPLSRTSAPTIRISSTTFRGLLKNPSKAPSTPATPRVRANPTVQVRHCLVVEPAPVAPTAPSPSWTTAVIPEIPSPSGQPDLHPKAEYPRDLFSVEERRQGWVVLHIFGMMYVFVALAIVCDEYFVPALGVITDKLQISEDVAGATFMAAGGSAPELFTSLIGVFISHSNVGIGTIVGSAVFNILFVIGTCALFSREILNLTWWPLFRDITFYIFDLMMLILFFLDSLIAWWESVLLLLAYAFYVFTMKWNKQLELWVKEQLNKRPVAKVMALGDLSKLSSMLTRGSSSASLHNSTIRSTIYQLMLHSLDPLGEARPSRDKEEETLIQEAKATPQAKAESRPEEEEPAKLPAVTVTPAPAPYVKGDQEEDPGSQGVGAEAESTGQRTGGKVEAPAEGESGEQSGGDAALEGESAGRGENESEGDILAERRGGDGDEGGIQAGEGGEEKGDGGEVEGDGDEGGIQAGEGGEEKGDGGEAEGDDGEGEIQAGEGGEVEGDEDEGEIQAGEGGEVEGDGGEVEGDGDEGGIQAEGGEGETGEQELNGEIQGGAKDDEEGVDGEGGGDGGDNEDEEEDEEEEDEEEDEEEEEEEGEEEEEEENEQPLSLEWPETRRKQAIYLFLLPIVFPLWLTVPDVRRLEAKKFFVITFLGSILWIAMFSYLMVWWAHQVGETIGISEEIMGLTILAAGTSIPDLITSVIVARKGLGDMAVSSSVGSNIFDITVGLPLPWMLFSLINGLQPVAVSSNGLFCAIVLLFLMLLFVISSIALCKWRMNKVLGFTMFLLYFVFLIISVMLEDRIISCPVSV